In Rosa chinensis cultivar Old Blush chromosome 1, RchiOBHm-V2, whole genome shotgun sequence, a genomic segment contains:
- the LOC112164642 gene encoding transcription factor MYC2-like, with protein sequence MGSSGLIRENWGLIQQAKSLFWSDQPDSETRPLEFINRNFSIFDIDIIAGVQEEDHSSYNDDKKHVFGSSKKKQGAPNPNPDFADSDCQIKTSPKKRGRKPGLGRGTPLNHVEAERQRREKLTSQG encoded by the coding sequence ATGGGTTCCTCCGGTTTGATCAGAGAGAACTGGGGGTTGATCCAGCAAGCCAAGTCGTTGTTCTGGTCGGATCAGCCCGACTCAGAAACAAGACCGCTCGAGTTCATCAAccggaacttctccatttttgACATCGACATCATTGCCGGCGTGCAGGAAGAGGATCACAGCTCATACAATGACGACAAGAAACATGTTTTTGGTTCTAGCAAGAAGAAGCAAGGAGCTCCGAACCCAAACCCAGACTTCGCAGATTCCGACTGCCAGATTAAAACATCGCCGAAGAAAAGGGGTCGGAAACCCGGGCTGGGCAGAGGCACTCCGCTCAACCACGTGGAGGCGGAGCGGCAGCGGCGGGAGAAGCTCACCTCGCAAGGGTGA